The proteins below are encoded in one region of Hordeum vulgare subsp. vulgare chromosome 3H, MorexV3_pseudomolecules_assembly, whole genome shotgun sequence:
- the LOC123443881 gene encoding TPR repeat-containing thioredoxin TTL1-like, with protein MSEADRLRLRAAALALDGGAVRDKPDSKANVFADLGSPVSPLRARASMTTSSSSSSGSAKSPAQSNVGAAGVAGGRSYSGELAVESQPPRLSGHRRCGSGPLIFSGGSSSGGSGESGGDRGSTASSPMTNALPAGNICPSGRVPGAASAPPPPRSRPDVLGSGTGHYGHGSIMRGAGMAPARSSIDAPSFLGHSVRSPASSPVAPPSGGSLHEMSRLGNEWYKKGRHAEALRYYDRAVSLCPESAVCRGNRAAALIGLGRLADALRDSEEAVRLDPASGRAHSRLAGLYLRLGMIEKARMHFTQARHLHESDPADWEKLQDVEMHLGRSTAARKIGDCKSALREADAAIAAGADSSQLLRALRSEALLRLHKLEEADSTLTSLLKLDKSLLSLTAAKLSGMLVESYVHIVRAQVDMALGRFDAAVGAAENARLIDPGNAEVGMILNNVRLVARARAQGNELFKAAKFSDASIAYGEGLKYDPSNPVLHCNRAACWWKLERWEKAIDDCNDALRIQPTYTKALLRRAMSYSKLERWADCVRDYEVLRKELPADTEVAEALFHAQVALKTTRGEDVSNMKFGGEVEMVTSVEQLYAATSSPGVSVVYFMSAMNQQCIQITPALDSLCSECPSMNFLKVNVEDSPMVAKAENVRIVPTFKIYKDGARVKEMICPTLHVLRYTVRHYAVSSS; from the exons ATGTCGGAGGCCGACCGGTTACGCCTCCGCGCGGCGGCGCTGGCGCTCGACGGCGGCGCGGTGCGGGACAAGCCGGACTCCAAGGCTAACGTGTTCGCGGATCTTGGCTCCCCTGTGTCGCCGCTGCGGGCGCGGGCCAGCatgaccacctcctcctcctcctcttccgggtCGGCCAAGTCGCCAGCGCAATCAAATGTTGGGGCGGCGGGAGTGGCAGGCGGGAGGAGCTACTCCGGTGAGCTGGCGGTGGAGAGCCAGCCGCCGCGGCTGTCGGGGCACCGGCGGTGCGGATCTGGCCCGCTGATATtctccggcggcagcagcagcggaGGGAGCGGCGAAAGCGGAGGGGACCGTGGGAGCACGGCGAGCTCGCCGATGACCAATGCGCTCCCCGCCGGTAACATCTGCCCATCTGGGCGCGTCCCGGGGGCGGCCtccgcgccgccaccgccgcgctCCCGCCCGGACGTGCTCGGATCCGGCACCGGCCACTACGGCCACGGGAGCATCATGCGCGGGGCCGGCATGGCCCCGGCGAGAAGCAGCATTGATGCGCCGTCCTTTCTCGGACACTCAGTGAGATCTCCGGCAAGCTCCCCGGTGGCTCCACCGAGCGGCGGAAGCCTCCACGAGATGAGTCGCTTAGGCAACGAGTGGTACAAGAAGGGGAGACACGCGGAGGCGCTGCGGTACTACGACCGTGCGGTGTCTTTGTGCCCAGAAAGCGCCGTGTGCCGCGGAAATCGTGCCGCCGCGCTCATCGGCCTCGGCCGGCTCGCCGATGCGCTCCGCGACTCCGAGGAGGCCGTCCGTCTCGACCCGGCCAGCGGTCGCGCCCACAGCCGCCTCGCCGGTCTCTACCTCCG GCTAGGAATGATTGAAAAGGCGAGGATGCACTTCACGCAAGCCAGGCATCTTCACGAGTCCGACCCTGCAGACTGGGAGAAGCTGCAGGATGTGGAGATGCATCTGGGAAGAAGCACAGCTGCCAGGAAAATTGGAGATTGTAAGAGCGCACTGAGGGAAGCGGATGCTGCAATTGCGGCCGGAGCCGACTCATCTCAGTTG CTTCGTGCCTTGAGATCGGAAGCACTTCTCCGGCTCCACAAGCTAGAGGAGGCTGATTCGACTCTTACAAGCTTGCTGAAATTGGACAAGTCATTACTATCTTTGACGGCGGCCAAACTCTCGGGCATGCTAGTTGAATCTTATGTACATATTGTGCGAGCCCAGGTCGACATGGCATTGGGAAG GTTTGATGCTGCCGTTGGAGCAGCTGAGAATGCTAGACTTATCGATCCTGGGAATGCAGAAGTTGGGATGATTCTAAATAATGTGAGGCTAGTTGCAAGAGCTCGAGCCCAAGGGAACGAACTCTTCAAGGCTGCCAAGTTTTCTGATGCTTCTATAGCCTATGGTGAAGGGCTCAAGTACGATCCTTCAAATCCAGTGCTCCACTGCAACCGAGCAGCTTGCTGGTGGAAGCTAGAACGGTGGGAGAAAGCCATTGATGACTGTAATGATGCGTTGAGAATACAACCTACTTACACAAAGGCTCTCTTAAGGCGAGCAATGTCCTATTCCAAG CTCGAGCGTTGGGCTGATTGTGTGCGGGACTATGAGGTGCTCCGGAAAGAGCTTCCTGCCGATACTGAGGTTGCCGAAGCATTGTTCCATGCTCAAGTTGCCTTGAAGACAACTCGTGGTGAGGATGTATCAAACATGAAGTTCGGAGGAGAGGTTGAGATGGTAACCAGTGTAGAGCAATTATATGCTGCCACAAGTTCGCCTG GGGTATCTGTTGTCTACTTCATGTCGGCGATGAATCAACAATGCATACAAATTACACCTGCGCTGGACTCTCTTTGCAGCGAATGCCCCTCCATGAATTTTCTGAAG GTAAATGTTGAAGATAGCCCAATGGTGGCAAAGGCAGAGAACGTGCGGATAGTCCCTACATTCAAGATATACAAAGATGGGGCGAGAGTGAAGGAGATGATCTGCCCTACCTTGCATGTCCTGCGCTACACAGTGAGACACTATGCCGTATCCAGTTCTTGA